TTATTCATATTCGTggaaatacaaataataaacaGTAAAGTATACAAGACAAGAAATCTTTCGACTATTGACTGTTGTATGTTTATTCCCCATATCTTTACTATCTACACATAGCAAGAATCAATATGTAGAGTAcaatatacatgtatatatatatatatgtatattagtaTAGAACTAGCTAAGTAGTTACTTAAGAGCATTGAGGAGAAACGTTGCCTTGATTCTTAACGTTCGCATTCTTGCAAGATGCTGTTCCTCCTTTGATGTTCACATTGTCAAGCACAATACCTTTGCATGGATATTTCTCACTGCAATCAAACGTTATTGCCACATCGGTTGCACTCGTACCGCTTATGTTCCGGTACACCACATTGTTCACTTGCACCGCAGAGTCCTAATAAGCAAATATATTCCAAGGCGAGTGAGTCTagtttattaaacaaaatataaatttggaCAAATCAAATTAATCGATTAATCAATTACTTGTTGTTCGCATTTGTCCTTGTCGCAGTAGTTCTGGTCGATTATGATAGGATTCTTGACATTTTCCATACGAATGTTTTGAAACCTTATGTTCCTGGCAGTTCCTGACCCTCCCTGAAATCAATAAGGGGTATTGttatatattaacaatttaaaacaaaattgtttgtgaaattgaaaaaaaaaaactcataatcaGTCACCTGATAAGTCTTGATTCTTACTCCATTGTCAGTCTCAGCGAGCTTAGCACCATCCACATTAACTCCCGAGACATAAGCTTTGGAATTGTCATCCCCCAAGCTCCCAATGCTTctcatttcaaaaattaaacatagattcatatatatttaatttaattatttgtaagagttatcatattattaaatactaggataagacttgCGACTTGCGcatggtgagtttatttgtatataatatcgacaatttttttttatatatttgatcattttatttatacatatacaatgtttttgttgttattatataatttctttctgatggaccggatcaatttttattaaaaattgtggaactaaactataattaatatatcatgagTTAATTATAttagacattaaacaaattatgacataaaaactttatttttttccacgaacatattcttgaaaaagtgaacagtactGTTTCCagagttgaattattttgacatttatcttccatatggttttgaaaggtttaagattaaccatcgaattgatacatgtcatttaaTGCTTTTAATCGTATGTTTAAGGAAgatttacatttttgtaatttaaagtcgtttttaaaaaattcaaaatataacatataagaaaaaatctaacatataagaaaaaatctaacatataagaaaaatataatatataaagtttcttcatttttgtaatttaaaatcgtttaaaaattcaaaatataacatataataaaaaatatattttttattatatggttaatgtgattgtttacttttattaataatataaaattaaacaaaaattaagaagGATGAAAAAACTGTtaccaaatctttattattcataatcattaattgccacatatatgttaatcatattaggtgatttcgtagcttttatttaaagaaaaaaaaatatatgtttcttatatgttgggttaatataatgttccctAATAATTGAATttggaccaacatttttttcaattgattcttaagctGTCGTGTAAGCTAAATTGACATATTAATTAAATGATATCTAAGcatgatttctttttaattcgtacaaacttaaggttacaactttttaaatgattctcggttaatatatatgtgatatttaaaataaaatttcactgcccttaaattataatttgaaaaagaaaaagatgtaTCGACTTACCTGATCCCGTGACCGGGGCCACAAGTTAAATCATTGATTTGAACATTTTGGGATCCATCCTCAATGGATATACAATCATCACCTATAAAAATGCAACTATGAATATTGTAACTAATATACGTATTCGAATCAATAAACTCGAATAGTGTATATATAGGGATTATTGTTACCTGTTCCAATGTGTGAATTAAAGACTCGAATGTTTTGGGTGTTAGTGATATGAATACCATCCGTGTTGGGACTATCGTCAGGAGCAGTGATCTCGACATTCTTTATATTAACATTGTTGCACTTCTCAGCCGAAATCTGAATCTGCTGCGCATTTCTCACTCTCAGGTTCTTCACATTCAAGTTCTTTAAGTTGTAGAAAGTTAGAGCCTGCATTACCATAAAACACGCCAATTTTATGATCAAAGCATTCACTTAgtttgaacatatatatatatatatggagctTTTGTATTTACGTACCGTTGGCGCTTTTGTGCATGGCTGCAATAAAAGAGAAGGAAACCAGTAAATATTAGCGTGATTACAGTTAACAAGGGGCATTTTAAATTAGTATATGCTTAAAGATACATGTGTGTGACATATAGTAATTTGTGGACATacatgttaagctagatgagcttccaacctaaaactaattggtgataagtgaagtggctcatctatcttatatattactaaagatCCCTTCCAACTACCGATGTGAGACCTTTGTCCCTAATAcgccccctcgagatgatggttCTTTAAgcgtcaatctcggaatgtttggGCAAAGATCGATGGCCAACTTTGGGCCGGGTCGATGTGGATCGGGTTGGACTGCGTGGATCGGGCTCTAataccatgttaagctagatgagcttccaacctaaaaccaattggtgataagtggagtggcccatctatcttatatattactaaagatCCCTTCCAACTACCGATGTGGGACTTTTGTCCTTAACATTCTGAGATTGACGCTtaaagagccatcatctcgacgGGGCGTATTAGGGACAAAAGTCTCACATCGGTAGTTGGAAGGAatctttagtaatatataagatagatgggtcactccacttatcaccaattggttttaggttggaagttCATCTAGCTTAACAATACAAACCTTAGATCGGTCGATTTTGCATGAGTTTTGCCACCAGATTTTTCCGTTTCCATCAACAGTCCCCTCGGAGCCGCCGTCGACTGATAGATTGTTAACGTCCTCCAAAATAAGCCAATGGTTTTTGTCTTTGTTGTAATCCGATCTTTTTGTAGATGCTGATAAAGTTCCGAGGATCTGCGTTTAATCGGTAAAAAGTACAACTAGTTCATTAAATTTATGAATTGATGGAATACTAAAGATTTTTAAGCTCATATAAATACTACCTGAAACCTACGTAAAGATTTGCATGGGCCTCTGAACTGAGTAGACTTAAGGAGATAAGTCTTCCCTTTAGGAACCAAGAAGCTAGTAACTCCTTTTGTTGAACATGCCTTCTTCCATGCTTTCTTGAAGGCCTATGATTAAGCATGCATGCATCataaatacaattaaaatagaatatttttatatataaagcttCTGAATTGCTTTATCCGTACATCATTGTAAACATGATTTAAAACCATAgggaaatttttattaaataattttatatccaTCATTGTAAacatgatttaaaattattttttctttttcaaaatagtAAAGATGATATATATACCTGAGTATCATCGGTTTTTCCATCTCCCTTAGCTCCGAAGTCTGATACACTAACAATTGATGATTCGGAAGTGGGTTTATCGGAGCTTTTCAAGGTAAGAACGTCGTCGTTGTTGAGCTTGATTAAGCTATCGGATTCGTACCTTCCATCTTCATGACCATATCCATCATCAACGTTGCTACTCAAAGCTTCACACCACGAGAGCATCAAAAGAACGCCTATGAAAATAGCAAGAGGTACGCAACAACGTGCCATCTCGAGTAAGCCTTTTGGAGGATGGAAACAGTATTATTAAGAAAAGGTGTTTTAAAGAGTGTCTGTGTGTATGATTCTTGTGAGTAAGATGAGACTCTTTGCTGTGGGAAGTATGTGTATTTATAGACAAATTAATGGATAGAAAAAGTTAGgtttattaaagttttaatgGCGTTGGAGGTATGGAGAGAGATTGAGATTGATACGAAAACATCACTTTAAGCTTCTAGCCTTACcctatttgaatttttatttacttttgctTGATTGATAGGGAGTTTCAcattttagttagttatttttcttcttcttttctattagaaaaagagtttgagttcAGCATTGTATACCATTCACAGTAACATTTCATCATGTGTAATTACTGAGCTAAGCAGTACGTGATGTATatccatacatatatatatataaagtcgAAAACATATAAGCAAAAGTGATTTTTAACGTCGTCGTCTCCTCTATCTCAATGTTCGGTAGTAGTTTTAGGTCCCTTACTCTTTCTTgctttttattttgtgtgtgAGAGGTTGAAATTACGGTTATATAGTATCATTTagggaaaaaaaatcagaagaaacatacataataatttttctttggCTGGCGTATTTAATCACATAGTTATTGTAATGTTTTTAAGTTTCATGTTTATCGGTTTTTCATCTACTTCCTTTTAATATAGAAGGACAAACTCGAGTTGCAATAACTGATATTGAATTGTTAGGCAGCACAAGTCAGATTCGAGTTTAGTACATGTGTCTGAACGAACTGAAAATTATTTGATTGTGCGTTTTTTATAAACTAGAGTCGTGATCAGTAAAAAATACATTGAATTTTAGCATCTGGTGAATCTGGTAATTTTGCCAAATATTTCAGAATGTTGACATATAAGGTACTGAAAAATAAATTCCTTAAGTTCTCCAATTTGAAAGCTTGGATTATCTCAATCAACCGTCCATGTATAATGTGTAAAAATACCAAActgaaaatataatgtaaatacGTAAACGGCACTTGAAATGCCCAATGTTACGAGTGAAAGCATGTCAAAATAACGATTTATTCAAATTGTGCATGcgaacattttattatttttggaaagtcaATTAACAAGTTTATACAGTACTTGGGAACACGTTttgtattcaaatcaaaaaccccaaatgttttaatataaaaatgtcccaaatgatgaaaaatataagactaaaattcataactaatCTCATAATTTTGTATGGTTGATTAgtctataaatattatattcatcACTAAACATATACCTTTTGACTTCGAAAACATTTCAAGAgctaaattataattaatttttttagaatcactattattttcttatctAGTATTTGATCTTAATAATTAGTTATCGAGTGGTTGATAATAATCAAGATTCAACGTGGAAGCTTGAGACCAGCTTACCGTCTGAAAAATATTTGGTTAACTATAATCTAGTCTCTAACATCTCGGATGTAATAGGTTAGTTGTTCATTGTGATCTGTATTTGGTTTACGCATAAAATTCATATTGGATCGTCTAATTAATGTGGTTAATTAGATATATACGTATCCAGTCACcttgtttcaaaattttggttgaCAAAATGCAATGATTATATAGTTTTAGTACTTActgtaatcattttttttaataaaaatttactgTAATCATAACGGCTTCAAGTAACATAATAAGTACATCAAGAACAACGACAAAGACTTGATGTCCATACTTATTTTCTTATCGATTAACAACCACAAAAGATAACGTAACTATCCCTTGCATACAAAATAATCAACTTTGTGATAAATTACCATTTGactaatacaaatatatatgtgCTTGCGAAGTTTGCTTGCCGTAATTGTTTTGGAAATTTGTCTAGTAGTTGTGATAACCTCGCCGTAATTGTTGCTTCCTTCTCTGAATCTACTGTcttgtatttttcttaattaaaggTTAAGATTCAACTTGCTCATCGCTTTCGTGGATGTCAATATTTCAATGTATGTTTTActcattatattttaattacttgGTGTTGATAAAAGAGCAAAGAAACATTCAGAAACTGAAAATGATAGCAAATAATGTAGAATTTGAAGTTGAATGCTTTGGAACTACAGATAAATATTTCCGAACAACAAAGTTTCGTTTCACACTAGATAACCTAATGCATTTGTAAATCATGAAATGCTTTAAGCCTATTTTATGTCTTTCACAAATGAGGTTTTGTTTACTGATTgaatttgtctttttttttaacatgaaTATTAGatgtataaataattaaatatggtGCAGTAAATCGTCATCGGTATTTAGTATGTATTGCACTATATAT
The window above is part of the Brassica napus cultivar Da-Ae chromosome C8, Da-Ae, whole genome shotgun sequence genome. Proteins encoded here:
- the LOC106414348 gene encoding polygalacturonase ADPG1, with translation MARCCVPLAIFIGVLLMLSWCEALSSNVDDGYGHEDGRYESDSLIKLNNDDVLTLKSSDKPTSESSIVSVSDFGAKGDGKTDDTQAFKKAWKKACSTKGVTSFLVPKGKTYLLKSTQFRGPCKSLRRFQILGTLSASTKRSDYNKDKNHWLILEDVNNLSVDGGSEGTVDGNGKIWWQNSCKIDRSKPCTKAPTALTFYNLKNLNVKNLRVRNAQQIQISAEKCNNVNIKNVEITAPDDSPNTDGIHITNTQNIRVFNSHIGTGDDCISIEDGSQNVQINDLTCGPGHGISIGSLGDDNSKAYVSGVNVDGAKLAETDNGVRIKTYQGGSGTARNIRFQNIRMENVKNPIIIDQNYCDKDKCEQQDSAVQVNNVVYRNISGTSATDVAITFDCSEKYPCKGIVLDNVNIKGGTASCKNANVKNQGNVSPQCS